The Xiphias gladius isolate SHS-SW01 ecotype Sanya breed wild chromosome 4, ASM1685928v1, whole genome shotgun sequence genome includes a window with the following:
- the fbxo25 gene encoding F-box only protein 25: protein MPFLGKDWRSPGWSWTKTEHGWKRIVFYGHVVEDNNREIDLKELCSDNKENLFVGDVCELATTKRKKDFYNNNTKSQFVFRDKWIYVQRGSTKERHGYCTLGEALNRLDFSSAIQDLRRFNYVAKLFQLIARSQLTSLSGAAQKNYFNILEKIVRKVLEDHYNPRLVKELLQDLSSTLHSLTVHVGRCVLVGNVNIWLCRLETIQKWQQQLNNLQIPKQICNGMSFNDLPLYMQSKILYNLSDAYDIINLGQATPTLHFLSENRTLWKRLCHFHFADKQFCRNLVLTKSDNVDWKLMYFTLQKQYPMKEQYGDTLHFCKHCSILFWKDCGHPCTANDPDSCLMPISPQHFIDLFKF, encoded by the exons ATGCCTTTCTTGGGAAAGGACTGGAGGTCGCCAGGATGGAGCTGGACGAAGACAGAGCACGGCTGGAAGAGGATTGTCTTCTATGGACACGTTGTTGAggacaacaacagagaaatagACTTGAAAGA GCTCTGCAGtgacaacaaagaaaatctgtttgttGGAGATGTGTGTGAACTCGCCacaacaaagaggaaaaaagacttCTACAACAATAACACTAAATCTCAGT TTGTCTTCAGGGATAAATGGATCTATGTGCAGAGAGGGAGCACGAAAGAA CGACATGGATACTGCACGCTTGGTGAAGCGCTCAACCGTCTAGACTTTTCCAGTGCCATTCAGGACTTGAGAAGATTCAACTATGTTGCAAAA CTTTTCCAGCTAATAGCAAGGTCTCAGCTGACTTCTTTGAGTGGAGCGGCCCAGAAAAACTATTTCAATATACTGGAGAAGATTGTACGAAAGG TGCTAGAGGACCACTACAATCCTCGCCTTGTCAAGGAGCTGCTGCAGGACCTGAGCTCGACTCTGCACAGTCTAACTGTCCATGTTGGCAGGTGTGTCCTCGTGGGCAACGTCAACATCTGGTTGTGCCGACTGGAGACCATTCAAAAATGGCAGCAACAGCTCAACAACCTGCAGATCCCCAAG CAAATTTGCAACGGCATGTCATTCAATGATTTGCCACTGTACATGCAGAGTAAGATCCTGTACAATTTATCTGATGCCTATGACATCATTAACCTGGGGCAGGCCACACCCACGCTGCACTTCCTCAGTGAGAACCGGACGCTGTGGAAGAGGCTGTGCCACTTTCACTTCgcagacaaacag TTCTGTAGGAATTTGGTCCTAACCAAGAGTGACAACGTGGACTGGAAACTGATGTACTTCACCCTGCAGAAACAGTACCCCATGAAAGAGCAGTACGGCGACACCTTGCACTTCTGCAAACACTGTAGCATCCTCTTCTGGAAG GACTGTGGCCATCCGTGCACAGCCAACGATCCAGACAGCTGCCTCATGCCCATCTCTCCGCAGCACTTTATTGACCTCTTCAAGTTTTAA
- the fam110c gene encoding LOW QUALITY PROTEIN: protein FAM110C (The sequence of the model RefSeq protein was modified relative to this genomic sequence to represent the inferred CDS: deleted 2 bases in 1 codon) codes for MFIQTTMETTSGTTKILEKGPEYLRKQMELESETKGRMSAVERLAASKLKYVKSQQVVNSTQGPAVSLGSASVSSTGSSNRSSNRAVAGSNSTDNTGGAQICSPGQVRRSSSKKRPDSLLLYRQKCELLRGAANDRKHHITRKLLLNTVNNNVPLLEAAEKESESEGNKDKSPAPGGTARERSSRVVTSQSGGGGGMASQHKEALILGQRGQALLTVPEFERRAGKGVGRSHSDISSRYSKNFADFDAFFKYCGLDGEVVESLGRENFSARSDEIAINIRSVSVSTSDGGFSRSSGESDGLQEGELHRKIGRGTSVVERNARIIKWLYSCKNATQTGKRLRDLD; via the exons ATGTTCATCCAAACCACAATGGAGACCACCAGTGGCACCACAAAAATCCTGGAGAAGGGTCCCGAATACCTCCGAAAACAAATGGAACTGGAGAGTGAGACAAAGGGACGCATGAGTGCTGTGGAGAGGCTGGCTGCGAGCAAactgaaatatgtcaaaagCCAGCAGGTGGTCAACTCAACTCAGGGGCCAGCCGTCAGTCTCGGATCGGCGTCCGTGAGCAGCACGGGGTCCTCGAACCGCAGCTCGAACCGCGCCGTCGCGGGGAGCAACTCAACAGACAATACAGGTGGTGCTCAAATCTGCTCACCGGGGCAGGTACGTCGGTCCAGCTCCAAGAAACGACCGGACTCTCTGCTACTTTACCGGCAGAAATGTGAGTTACTGAGGGGCGCGGCGAACGACCGCAAACACCACATAACGCGTAAACTGCTGCTTAACACCGTGAATAATAATGTCCCGTTACTCGAGGCGGCAGAGAAGGAAAGTGAGTCTGAGGGCAACAAGGACAAATCCCCCGCACCTGGGGGAACAGCGAGGGAGCGTAGCTCACGTGTTGTTACCTCCcagtcaggaggaggaggaggaatggcGTCGCAGCACAAGGAGGCACTGATTCTAGGACAGAGGGGACAG GCTCTCCTGACTGTCCCCGAGTTTGAGAGGAGGGCCGGCAAGGGGGTCGGCCGGTCCCACTCGGACATCAGCTCCAGGTACTCCAAAAACTTCGCAGACTTCGACGCCTTTTTCAAGTACTGCGGGCTGGACGGCGAGGTCGTCGAGTCCCTGGGGAGGGAGAACTTCTCGGCGCGCTCGGATGAAATCGCGATAAACATCCGGAGCGTCAGCGTGTCCACATCGGACGGCGGCTTCTCCAGGAGCAGCGGGGAAAGCGATGGCCTGCAGGAGGGCGAGCTGCATAGGAAGATAGGCCGGGGGACGTCGGTCGTTGAGCGCAATGCACGTATTATCAAATGGCTGTACAGCTGCAAAAATGCCACACAGACTGGTAAAAGGTTACGAGACCTTGACTGA